Genomic window (Neodiprion lecontei isolate iyNeoLeco1 chromosome 7, iyNeoLeco1.1, whole genome shotgun sequence):
acttCTGTTATATTGCATTATTATCACTAGATCTATTGTAAAATCCTGATCTTGTATCTTATGTTACTTGCCTTAAAACCCAAGTGGGTCATGGCATAAATAAACGcgatctatctatctatctctcttaAAGAAGCCCAATCTTGCTTTCGGTATTTTCCTGACCGCATTTATCTTATCGCATTATGACGTACGGCGACGATTTTTTGGTTGTATCACTAACGAGTTATCACTTTCGGGGTCACATTTAATCAAGAATCAATGAACGCATGAGTGAAGAGCTGTTCAAGACTCTGACGATTGAAATTAGCTCAGTTGTTCAACTTGGGAAACACACTACGTACTGATGAAATCATCCACTagtatagaaattttcatcagtTCTGGAAGTTGATTTGGAAAACGGATTTTTTTGTCACTGACAGTTTGAAAGAACGGAGAAGAGGTACGTCGCCttttatgaaataataacaacatcGTGACTGAATTAGTTAAAAAGTTGACTTGTAAACCGGTCGAACAGCCGTGAAACTTTCGAGATGAAAAACAACAGAGAGAAGAAGCGGAGCTCCGCTTCTTCCTCGTGAGCTTCTCCTACAGTTGACTCTGACTTCGAGATACTTGCTGGAGAGGGGATATAAGGAGAGAATTAACGATAATTATACAAGACAAAACTTTCCAAAGAGAGATAGTGTgagagagatagaaagagGGGGATGGGTAGTGAAATATACAACTTAAACAGCGCTATTCCGAAAGGCGAATATACCGGCTTTCCGAGCCTCGGCACCATCTTGCCGGGCCTTCCATGCACACGAGGTGGTAAAAGCCGAGAACCGAAATACCGTGGAATCAACGAGCCGTTCGTGGGCTAGTTTGAGGCGTTGTTACACACCTTCGTGACGCTATTCAAACCCGCAAATAGTTTACCCAAAACCGCCTCCTCAAGCTCTCGGTTGCAAGAGTCTTGGGGATAAAGACGTATTCAAGTGTCACACGCGAATCTTGAGTTGTGTTGTTGTTCCGACGGTTGAGTTTCTACGCCACACGAATTGTTTCCACTCCGCGTAGATTAGccactcactctctctctctctctctctctgcctaCCCCGGGCAGCACTTTAACCGACACACCTCGACGCTGAAATCCCGAATCGAAAATGAGAGGATGCAGAGCACTTGATAATCTGAATTTGGTGATTCTGACCTTTATTAGATTGCCTGAGCTTGGATATCGATCTATAGTTTATTACACTTGGTACCTAGCTTGGTACTCATTTTCCGAgcaatatttatacacaatGGTACTATCACTGGTTCTCACACTCTCTTTTCGCAGACGAAAGCTTTTCGGTCGAAACAGTTCTGACTGGATAATCCTGCGCTGCAACCTTTGATGGCAACGCAGTTCTGCGAGTTTGAGGGTTCGTACGGAGCCCACGGAAGGTAATACAATGTGTCATCTGTAGAAGGGGATGAAAATAAAGGTTGTATTACTTTTGTGGACCCATTTTTGTTACGGGCTTCGCAAAAAGGGGGAGAAAATTCGATACGCGAAACATACCGCAGTCGACTCTCGACCAATCCGTCGATGGTGACGTTCTTGATATGCCAACCCAAAGTTGAACACCTTGACTCTTCTTGGACCCCAGAAATCGAATCTTTTTACGAGTATCTATGAATGCCAGGCTGCCTCCTTCTTCCGCGCATACTTGCTTTGCCTCCAGCCAAGTTTTCGGGTCTGCGTGAATTTTGTAGGCTACCTTTTCATCTGTGTACTCGGTGTAACCAGAAGCTGGAAAAGTTAGAGACGGTTTCAAATAACTTTGTTGAGTTCCCTCGTTTTCGACAAGAGCAACATAGATGTAAAAACAGGTTGAGAagaagataaataataaacgcGAATCTTGGTTGAAAATGGCGTATAACTTTCAGTGATAgtgtaagaaaattttgtattttttttttttacctaagGAGGTGTGAGCTTCTACGAGGCAACAGAAAACCGCAAAAACTGTCAGGAGACACGTGGCGATTTGAATCAGTGATAGTGACTTGAATAAAGAAGCCATTTTCAAAGTGCTGCAGACACGAGTCAGCTTCAAACTGACACTGATTTCGCTTCTGACTTCACTTTGACGCTTCGACGTTCTTACGTAATGTTCGATTCCAGTTCTTACTGGCTTGGAGTCTCCTGATAATAAGTGCGATTCTTTGACCCCGCGGAAAAACCAGCATCATAAAACATTCACGCGCATCGATGAGATTCGACCATAATCGTTGTTTGTATTACAATTCAATCCATAGCCGACAATCTGCCGAATCAGACTCACAGTCTGTCTATTTATGAATGtgcgtaattttttattttaacaagaagaaaaaaaaatcgagtaaAACCCTGCGATTAACGTGAGTGCGAGATGAATAATAGCCAGCTATTTGCTCATATCAGCAAACTGAAATTCTATTCaacttcacttttttttttgaaaaaaataatatcactTCGTGATACACGTATCGTAAAAATGTCAGACCATTGAATTTTTGGATGAgtctttttattttgttggTCTTCGGAATTATACTtcaagaaaaaagagaattaGCTGATGGTACGTTGGACTTGAAACGCGATCTTGcagaattttatacacaaGTTGGGCAAAGCCACCGTGGAACCAGTCTGCCATGTGCGGTAAGTTTGGTTTGAGACGTTGTTACACACCTTCACGGTGGTATTCAAACCCGCAAATAGTTTACTCTCACCCACCTCTTCAGCCATTGTTGCACAAGGGTTTGGTCAATGAAGACGTAGTCAAGTATTCAACTATCACATTGAACTGTATCGTTGTTCAAACGGTCCGGTTTGTACACTGGAATTGGTCTCGACACGTGGAGAATAGAAGAGTTCTGTTGTGCTACACCGTCACCGCGACGATTGTTCTACAAAAACTCGACCGAAAGTAGAATCCGAAGTCAGAATCAAACGAATGGCTGGTTGGTGATTTTTCGTGAAAGAGATTGGCATTGTTAGGCGTCTTCAGACGATGTCGTTCGTTCAAAAGCGTTCAGTTCTTCTCCGTTGTTATCCGCCATGACAACACAGTTTTTCGGGCTGGAAGGTTTACCGAATGCCCATGGAAGGTACGTCAATGATTCGCCTCGATGCTCTGGAAACAACGGTTCAGACTGATAAGTCAAGCTAAAATGAACTCTGAACGGATCGTTAGCACTTTTCGATACTTCATTTTAATCACAAATTCATGAATAAAAATCTACGACTGTATTTTTATagagtaatatttttttatttgatctTTCTTCGTAGAGTTTCGACAAACCTTCGGTTACATTCTGTCCGTCATCTTGGGACGTTTGGCAAtcattcaaatttgattttgacGGTCCATTTGGCAGGTAATCACGTCTGCACACAATGGATATACGCACTTACCGTTTTGCTATTTTTATGAGACGGATTTGGTTTGGCTGCTTTTTGTTTACGGAAACCCAAACTCGCCAAGACAATTTAACGCTCGTACTAAGACAAAATTCTTCATCACAATTTACCTGAGAGGAACGCGGAGGTTTCCACTCTTGGTTGAGTTCGTATCGAGAGGAGATGAgcttttgaaataaaagttcTCGATCACCTTTAGTCGATTTGGATCGTCTCGGGCATTGTGGGTAGCTTTGCGTGTCCAGCGAGTATTGTATAAGGTATAAATTATGGAGTTGTCTCTATCTTTTCTAAAAACACGccatttaaaaattgtatgaCACTATTTACACACGATTGCTCTGGCGGTGGTAACCGAATTATTGTCTTCTACTGAATTGACAAAATGTCTCCCATCAATTATTTACTAGTATTTACGGAGATAGTTGAATAGATTTACTCACTTTGAAGGTAATTAATTTGGTCAACTCGCAATATAGATTAAATACATTGATaaagtttattcaattttagttgtatcaaaattataatgattgaatattattatgaaagacaagaaatacgGAATTTCTTCAGAGTTATTTGAAGGACTTGATTTTAAGAGATTCTGTAAACTTCTCTGTTCGGATGATGGTTTTAAACTGACCgcttataaaaattttcgatgaaCAGCCCAAGTTGGGAACTGCGTTGTTTTTTAATACTGCAACGCTCCGTCGAGTTCATTCGTTAAGGTTATaacacgaaggaaaaaaataattacgtaaaAATCTCCTGAACaaggtgatttttttccgaGTCTGAAACATCCACACGGAGGGTATGTTCGTATCGCATTTCTGCGGTTCTTGCTACAATTTAAAGGTGAGTCATTCCAAGGATGTAAACCAGTGGCTGCGGGAGCTCGCCTCTCGTAGCCTGCGATCTAGGTAATCAACGTGAAAGCACGTTGCTCTGTGCTAGAGAAAGAGTAATAGAGTGAGCCTCGCAAGAAGGTGTACCGAGGGAATGGTTGAATCCCTCTACCAATATTTTATCTGAACAAAATGtagcattttttaatctcAGTGCATGGCAGTATTGCGGGTACACGTAAATCAGAATTACAATTTTCTTGAACTTCGTGTTGAAACCTCGAATGAAATCATTTGGAAAAGCAGCACTggatgtttgaaaaaagtctCGCCAGCAATTTGGCAGCCTTAAAGACATCGATTTGGGACCTATGAGAAATGGAAAGTATGCTCGTCGATCGATCATCGCGCCTCATTTACTGTCTCCATTGCAGATCGGAACTATAGAGAAGCATTGCGATCGCTTCACCGATTCCATGATCAAGGTGAATTCGCGCCCAGCATAGAGAGGAGGTGGAAGTTGATAATTGGGAGCGATATAACCGTGTAACTTGGCGGAAACACGAAGTTATCCATTAATGACAGGCACCTGGTGCACGGCGTCGCCTTTCTACCTGGCTGCCTGACGAACGTTTCCTTTTACAGTCGAGATCGCTTCGTTGCCGGTATAACGTGCGAGCGAACGAGGGTGGCGACCCACCCTCTGGATACACAGCAACTTGAGACGTATCCTAATTAGAAACGTCATTAATACACCCGGGATACGGCCCTACGCTTGTTCTGTCATCGGCAGCACGTCGAACGCCCTTTGCCTGCCAAATGTCGGGGATAATTGTCCCAATTACTTCCCCTTACTCCCGCTTTTGTGCTACACCCACGGGAAACTTCACCTCCTATAACTGCTCCTATAATATGATGTAACCTATGCTAAATTCAACCGTCGCGTCGCGTCCTTCGCTAGGTACCCCGATCGGATTGGTTATGGTATTGAGAAATAACGCTTCAATAGGGCTTAATTGCAATTGAAGGGTATACACTCGGCGAAAAGTTAATGTCAGGTGCGTTGGAATCACCTGAATTCGTTGATGTTCGTTAGAAGGTTTTCCAGTCCTCTACGCGCGTTTCTAAGATCGTAAGAAGAGTTCCCTTCGAGACGTCTGACTTCAACCTTGGAAATCAATCGAAACCACTTCGAATCTAGTCAGGCTTATTGGAATTGGAGTCAAGTCTGTTCGAAGGTCTTCGTTATCAACTTCCAGTCTCCTCAGGGAATTTCCAAAATCATCTTTCGAACCGTTGTATTGATTTGAGTCCACATGCAAGTCGTCTGACTTTAATCTTGGAAATCGTTTGAATTCACCGTAAGTAGCGATACGTTTTTGCTCGACTCCTGATATCCATCACTCCGAATCCTTCCTTTCGGCATTCGTTTCTCCACCCTTTCCGATGTTCCTCGCAGTCTATTTCGATCTCGTCACCGAGCAGCGAGCTTCGCAAGATCGTTGTCTTGGCGAAACCGTCGCTGCAAGTTACGCGCCATTAATTTAAAATCCCCGAGTAAGTCGCTTCTGTCCTAGACAGTGACTAATGACTCGTAACCACCGCCACACGCTCTGGCTCTACTGCTGTTGCTGCTTCTGTGCCGCACGCTTTCCTCGCTCTTCTAGTCTTGCTGCGCTTCACCCCGCACCGAGGGtgaggagaaagagaggaagaggagtCGAGGGACGGCGAGAGGGTGAGAGGGCGAGagtgggagggggggggggggaatgaAGGGGGGCTGCTCTCCGATTCATAAACTCTAACTTTTCTCGCCTCCTCGTCGGCTCGCGCCCCGTCGACGTTGCCGTCGAGCTGTACTACTTGAGTGACTGATTATTACCGCGCGGTGCGAGCGTCGGCTTAGACTCGGGGCTGGTATTTCAGTATAAAAGTTTCCAAACGTTTTAAGATGCTAATTATTCGACGCGCGCCCGCTCCGGAGTGATGGACGGAATAATTAGTGCTCCTCCCCCCTCCCATTCACCCCGCCGATCTACCCTGACTTTGCTCAACCAATTAAACAGGCAATTACATCGTCCCATCGGGGATTAACCGTCCCTCGAATCCCGAAACCCAAGCGAACTCTTCAAATTGCTCAAAAATGCACCCCCCGCGTTATTAGGAACTGTGTCGGTGATAGGATTGGTAGCAATTtgtttttcgatattttgtaAGCAAACAAATGTTGTTTTTGGTAACCATCGTTTTTACCTGAGTATGTAGATAAACCGATCGATAGGTCATATTGCGACTAAGGGTGGTGACCGGTAAtcgaatattaaaaataaatgaaatgattTAGAGATCCAACAGattattataacaataattttattttcacccgtTCGTTCCCTGTTATCCTGAAAACGACGGGCGCGTAACACTTTTCTGTCGTTTTTATGAATacgagagaaataaaaaacattccGTCAACATATCTTAGGtgtgataaataaatcaatacaATCACCGATCGATCCCCTGAAACGTCGTAATTATCATAGGTGAGTACGACTCGTAAGGGTGGCTCGAAGGTGGTAAATATATGATGGCGATATATTGAAAATGAGAATTGAAGGGTGGCTGTGCACACACCGTGTGTATACCGAAGAATAAATCACTGTTTACATTACTGTAAACTGTGTGCACTCGTTGAGCACACCCCTTTTCAGTCCCGATCTGCAACCCCTACGGCGATATAAGCCGCTCTGTTTACTTGgcaacttttgaaaatataatccgTATCGGTTAAACGCAACGTCGATCGCGTTCAATCATGCCACGGAAATTTACAGCTTACACCTTTAATCGGTCGCAAATTTGTTTGACCTCGAACACGCACAAGCGCGGTGTCCGATATATTGCGAAAACGACGCGGAGGGAGGGTCAGAAAAtcgaaattaatcaaaatgGCAGGCAAgagaattgaaagaaatttaacGCAACAGGACGATAaaagtgagagaaaaataaacaatatttattttggcatcagaaaaaataaaaattctttgatcaACGATAAATCAGGCTTGAGTAAAAATTAGTCTTACATTTTCAGCAATTGTAACGGATATCCTTGGCacacaaaataaaaagattcTTTTGGCTTCGTTTAATATTTTGTGTCACTTATCAACCAGTATTacaatattaatgaaaaataacaatccTTGGGGAATAAATTGATTACTTTTGTATTCGGTTGAATACGTGAATGCAGTTTCTTTCCCGCAGCATTGCAGCAGCAGTATAAACGTGATTGGGTagcgaataattttcatccttTCACGAAGCGTTCGCTTAAACTCGCTGTTTAATATCGCGGCGGGTGTGATTTGGAGCGTTGAAAATCGGTGCTAATTTTCAATCGGTATCTATTTGTACGTATAAAAAGTATCGAGGGCAAAGTGAAATGCTGTTTTCTGCTTAAGGCGAGAAGAGAAAAGCAGACGTGTATCTATGCATATATATCTACGTTTCGTTTAGCGGAAAATTGCGCTCTTTCAACTGATGCATCGTGCCTGCAGCCCTATACAAAAAAAGGACGCGATTTTTCACGGATAAAGTGTATGTACGCATTTATTCCACAAACAAGGTATAATTCCAAATTAttgcacataaattttttactttttttaaaaaatccttCGCGGAATATGGGCCATTTTTTATGTTCATGCTTGCATAGAATTTTGCTTTCCATCTCTTGGAATTTGATAGTGAACAGAGAGTCGGTGAATTTTGTTGTTCAGATTTCTTAAAATCGGTCTTCTCGTCTCTCGGTTGAATTTGAAATGCACATTATAAACTCGagaatcaatattttcaaactcagAATCGATCTGtaacgacaattttttttctctattattCTTTATTAGTAATCTCAAATccttgataaaaatataaaattaaatcatGATCTCTGACCGAccaaacaaatttttacgatttatcATCTTCGTTTTAGTTTTCATCCGAATTCGAAATAAGAATCCGATTTCTAAACATGCGAATGAACTTTGAGTAAGTTTATTCTTCCATTACTCGTGGTTGAGTATCAAATATAGTCAACCtgatattaaatgaaaataattatagagGAAATTCATTCGCGGCTGCTGTTCGAATTGAATCGAACGGAATAATGAAACAGGAAACTCTCTCCTTCTTTAATTCCTCCCattccttttctctttctctctctttctctctcgtctCTCTTTCCTCTCATTTGTCCGTGCCTGCACCTTTTCTCCTATTCTTCCTCCCTCCCCCGATGAACCTCGCGATAATATCTGCTAGGAAGGGGTGGCTGGGGGTTTGGAAGGCACGCCGGCGCTCGTTTCCGGTAGGAAACTGTTCCGGGGGTGGTCCGAAGTCGGGCTGAAGGTAATTAAATGTAAAGTTGTAGGCAGCGGCCGCATGCAACGGTTGGAAAGTGCAGCTAGCCCGGTGTAATGGGAGCGGTGCTGCAGGCGAACTATACGCAATTGCAAAACGTTGAAATATTTGGGCGGTCGGACTCCGGAACAG
Coding sequences:
- the LOC107225856 gene encoding C-type lectin domain family 4 member K, with translation MASLFKSLSLIQIATCLLTVFAVFCCLVEAHTSLASGYTEYTDEKVAYKIHADPKTWLEAKQVCAEEGGSLAFIDTRKKIRFLGSKKSQGVQLWVGISRTSPSTDWSRVDCDDTLYYLPWAPYEPSNSQNCVAIKGCSAGLSSQNCFDRKAFVCEKRV